From Methanolobus chelungpuianus, a single genomic window includes:
- the sppA gene encoding signal peptide peptidase SppA encodes MSEKDPDNNNPPDAEYHTYPYSYGSTTEEDVSGPISPESDTGSASEHSGTGEVTQTHVRNGQNSNSGKPDERMYGGRDYEDRASPEDPYGGRTPVKRKSRRWQYIAIVGVLLLIIGSSFALIYQSFSGELYSSGDKVAVIYVQGTLLTSSVPGGFGYATSEDINANIRKATNDKAVKAIVLRINSPGGSSTAGEEIYSEVKRASESGVPVVVSMGDVAASAAYHISAPADLIVANPSTMTGSIGTIWTFQNTSAYYEKEGIDVYVAKSGEFKDMGGSWRGLSDDEKEYANEVVMEVYGHFIRDVADSRQMSLEDVKDLADGRIYTGQKAKELGLVDELGNLYYAINRAAELGGIQGEPVVVYMNRPTLSSLLFGSESDASAVEQFLHYYEESPYGRIS; translated from the coding sequence ATGAGTGAAAAAGATCCTGACAACAACAATCCCCCTGATGCTGAATACCATACATATCCTTACTCTTATGGAAGTACGACCGAAGAAGATGTGAGTGGCCCGATATCCCCGGAGAGCGATACAGGCAGCGCTTCGGAACACTCCGGCACAGGTGAAGTAACTCAGACACATGTACGGAATGGACAGAATAGCAATTCCGGCAAGCCCGATGAAAGAATGTACGGAGGGAGGGATTACGAGGATAGAGCCTCGCCGGAGGATCCTTATGGAGGCAGGACCCCGGTTAAGAGGAAAAGCCGCAGATGGCAATACATTGCCATTGTAGGTGTGCTCTTGCTGATCATCGGATCAAGCTTTGCCCTCATCTACCAGTCTTTCAGCGGTGAACTTTACTCATCAGGCGACAAGGTTGCAGTAATATATGTACAAGGGACGCTCCTCACGAGCAGTGTGCCCGGAGGCTTCGGTTACGCGACTTCGGAAGATATCAATGCCAACATCAGGAAAGCCACTAACGACAAAGCCGTGAAAGCCATAGTCCTGCGCATCAACAGCCCCGGCGGGTCCTCTACTGCAGGAGAGGAGATATACTCAGAGGTAAAGAGGGCCAGCGAGAGCGGAGTGCCCGTGGTGGTCTCCATGGGTGACGTCGCAGCCAGCGCGGCCTACCATATCTCAGCGCCTGCCGATCTCATCGTAGCCAACCCATCCACCATGACCGGAAGCATCGGCACGATATGGACCTTCCAGAACACTTCAGCCTACTATGAAAAGGAAGGGATCGATGTGTATGTTGCAAAATCCGGCGAGTTCAAGGATATGGGAGGTTCATGGCGCGGACTTTCTGACGATGAGAAAGAGTATGCCAACGAAGTCGTCATGGAAGTGTACGGACATTTCATAAGGGACGTTGCAGACAGCAGGCAGATGAGCCTTGAAGATGTAAAAGACCTTGCAGACGGAAGGATATACACCGGGCAGAAGGCAAAGGAACTGGGTCTTGTGGATGAACTGGGTAATCTCTATTATGCCATCAACAGGGCAGCCGAGCTTGGAGGCATTCAGGGCGAGCCGGTGGTGGTCTACATGAACAGGCCTACCCTTTCAAGCCTGCTCTTTGGCTCTGAATCGGATGCATCGGCAGTCGAACAGTTCCTGCATTACTACGAAGAGAGTCCCTACGGCCGGATAAGCTGA
- a CDS encoding thiolase domain-containing protein, with amino-acid sequence MREVAIIGVKNTLFGEQWDRSFRDLVVEAGVGAVEDAGVAGERIDSMFVGNMSGGQFVEQEHIGALIADYSGLAKNLHVPSTRVEAACASGGLALRQAFYSVASGMDDIVIAAGVEKMTDVPSSKASSALAAAADREWEGIMGATFPGLYAMIARMHMHKYGTTSEQLAQVAVKNHYNGQFNPIAQYRNTITVDAVLSSIMVADPLRIFDCSPITDGASAVILAPADVAHEYTDTPIYIKASGQASDTIALHDRRDITTLDASVVAGRRAYEMAGLGPKDIDLVEVHDCFTIAEICAIEDLGFVKKGEGGKATQQGETAIGGRIPVNTSGGLKACGHPVGATGIKQAVEIVQQLRGEAGKRQVDGAEVGMTHNVGGSGATAVVHIFSRNR; translated from the coding sequence ATGAGAGAAGTAGCGATCATTGGTGTGAAGAACACACTTTTCGGAGAGCAGTGGGACCGCTCGTTCAGGGACCTCGTTGTAGAGGCCGGTGTTGGCGCCGTAGAGGATGCAGGTGTTGCAGGAGAGAGGATAGACTCCATGTTCGTCGGGAACATGAGCGGTGGCCAGTTCGTTGAGCAGGAGCACATTGGAGCACTCATTGCAGACTACTCCGGCCTGGCAAAGAACCTGCACGTACCTTCCACACGTGTGGAAGCGGCGTGTGCTTCAGGCGGACTTGCACTGAGACAGGCTTTCTATTCAGTAGCTTCCGGAATGGATGACATAGTGATTGCAGCAGGCGTGGAAAAAATGACCGATGTGCCCTCATCCAAGGCATCATCAGCCCTGGCGGCAGCTGCTGACAGGGAATGGGAGGGCATCATGGGAGCCACTTTCCCTGGGCTGTACGCTATGATTGCAAGGATGCACATGCACAAATATGGCACTACAAGCGAACAACTTGCGCAGGTCGCTGTCAAGAACCACTACAACGGCCAGTTCAACCCCATAGCCCAGTACAGGAACACCATCACCGTGGATGCAGTACTAAGTTCTATAATGGTGGCAGATCCTCTGCGCATATTCGACTGTTCACCCATTACCGACGGTGCATCAGCCGTGATACTGGCACCTGCAGATGTTGCCCATGAGTACACGGACACCCCTATCTACATAAAAGCATCCGGACAGGCAAGCGATACAATCGCACTGCATGACCGCAGGGACATAACCACATTGGACGCTTCTGTGGTAGCAGGCAGGCGCGCCTATGAGATGGCGGGACTCGGGCCAAAGGATATAGACCTTGTTGAGGTACATGACTGTTTCACCATTGCGGAGATATGCGCCATTGAGGATCTTGGCTTCGTAAAGAAAGGTGAGGGCGGCAAGGCGACGCAGCAGGGAGAGACTGCCATAGGCGGCAGGATACCTGTGAACACTTCCGGTGGCCTGAAAGCATGCGGACACCCTGTGGGTGCAACAGGGATCAAGCAGGCCGTTGAGATAGTACAGCAGCTCCGCGGGGAGGCAGGCAAGCGTCAGGTGGACGGCGCAGAGGTTGGAATGACCCACAACGTGGGTGGTTCCGGTGCAACTGCAGTCGTACACATCTTCTCGAGGAACAGGTGA
- a CDS encoding ribose 1,5-bisphosphate isomerase produces MDDLLTTAEKIRSMEIRGAGRIAVAASAALRNYALTLGSLDIEEFNIKIEEAAKVLVNTRPTAVSLPNAVMLTKKHTSLTVPEAIDEIVASSDRFIKNATEALGKIGRIGAERIRDGDVILTHCNSHAALSIIKTAFDQGKRISVIATESRPRRQGFITIKELSDHGIPTTLIVDSAVRLTMKEVDLVVVGADSISVNGALINKIGTSQLALAAQEARKNVIVAAETYKFSPRTLLGEMVEIEDRSADEVIDPKLLKEMPNVKVKNPGFDVTPAEYIDLIITEVGAFPPAMAFAIIRDYLGIELDHH; encoded by the coding sequence ATGGACGATCTACTTACAACAGCAGAGAAGATACGCTCGATGGAAATAAGGGGTGCAGGAAGGATAGCGGTCGCAGCTTCTGCCGCATTGAGGAACTATGCACTGACCCTGGGGTCGCTGGACATAGAGGAGTTCAACATCAAGATTGAAGAAGCTGCAAAGGTACTGGTAAACACACGCCCGACAGCAGTTTCCCTGCCAAATGCAGTAATGCTGACCAAAAAACACACTTCTCTGACAGTACCCGAAGCTATTGACGAGATAGTTGCCAGTTCTGACAGGTTCATCAAGAATGCCACCGAGGCACTGGGCAAGATAGGAAGGATCGGTGCCGAGAGGATACGCGATGGTGATGTCATCCTTACCCACTGTAATTCCCATGCCGCCCTGTCCATTATCAAGACCGCTTTTGACCAGGGTAAGAGGATATCGGTGATCGCCACTGAATCCAGGCCCCGCAGGCAGGGATTCATCACGATCAAAGAACTGAGCGACCACGGTATTCCGACCACACTGATAGTGGATTCGGCTGTGAGGCTCACCATGAAAGAAGTGGATCTTGTGGTCGTGGGAGCGGACTCCATATCCGTTAATGGCGCCCTGATCAACAAGATAGGCACTTCCCAGCTGGCCCTCGCTGCACAGGAAGCCCGCAAGAACGTGATAGTTGCTGCAGAGACCTACAAGTTCAGTCCCAGGACCCTGCTTGGGGAAATGGTTGAGATAGAGGACCGCTCCGCAGATGAGGTGATCGATCCCAAGCTCCTGAAAGAGATGCCCAATGTAAAAGTAAAGAATCCGGGTTTTGATGTGACTCCTGCAGAGTACATAGACCTCATAATCACGGAAGTGGGAGCATTCCCTCCTGCAATGGCCTTCGCCATTATAAGGGACTACCTCGGGATAGAGCTGGACCATCACTAA
- the cyaB gene encoding class IV adenylate cyclase — translation MIEVEVKVRADHRQVRNKLREMGARQVGVEKQSDTYYNAPHRDFAETDEALRIRCVNGTSVLTYKGRKLDTVSKTREEFETAVEGDEARSILLSLGFKQSGRVRKSRDVYRYNDFIICLDKVEGLGEFVEIELMAESEPGSDIELHRKRIFDLFLELGIQESQSIRESYLEMILEKQAD, via the coding sequence ATGATCGAAGTGGAAGTGAAGGTTCGTGCCGATCACCGGCAGGTAAGGAATAAGCTTAGGGAAATGGGCGCACGCCAGGTAGGTGTCGAGAAACAATCCGACACTTACTATAATGCCCCCCACAGGGACTTTGCAGAAACCGACGAGGCACTGAGGATACGCTGCGTGAACGGCACCTCCGTGCTCACATACAAGGGCAGGAAACTGGACACGGTGTCCAAGACCCGCGAGGAGTTCGAGACCGCCGTTGAGGGTGACGAAGCCCGCAGCATTCTCCTTTCCCTGGGGTTCAAGCAGTCAGGCCGTGTCCGCAAATCAAGAGACGTCTACAGATATAATGACTTCATAATCTGCCTGGATAAGGTGGAAGGTCTTGGCGAATTCGTAGAGATCGAGCTCATGGCTGAGTCCGAGCCCGGTTCGGATATTGAGCTCCACAGAAAGCGCATTTTTGACCTTTTCCTGGAACTGGGCATCCAGGAGAGCCAATCCATCCGGGAATCCTACCTTGAGATGATACTTGAAAAACAGGCAGACTAA
- a CDS encoding DUF3795 domain-containing protein gives MKSPDNASLIAPCGMNCNICVAYLREKNKCPGCRGPDDNKPVTRWKCKIKTCDVFQKEGPQFCFKCAVFPCKKLKALDKRYRTKYHMRMIENLEYIRDCGIMPFLENEKSKWTCSGCGGTVCVHKGYCYSCGERKVF, from the coding sequence GTGAAATCCCCTGACAATGCCTCACTAATAGCTCCCTGCGGCATGAACTGCAACATCTGCGTGGCATACCTGCGGGAAAAGAACAAATGCCCCGGCTGCAGGGGGCCTGACGACAATAAGCCTGTCACCCGCTGGAAGTGCAAGATCAAGACATGTGATGTTTTCCAGAAAGAAGGCCCCCAGTTTTGTTTTAAATGCGCAGTATTCCCGTGTAAGAAACTGAAAGCACTGGATAAGAGATACCGCACAAAGTACCATATGAGGATGATAGAGAATCTGGAATATATTCGGGATTGCGGTATCATGCCCTTCCTGGAAAATGAAAAATCAAAATGGACCTGCTCCGGGTGCGGTGGCACTGTTTGTGTCCATAAGGGGTACTGTTACAGTTGCGGTGAGAGGAAAGTGTTTTAG
- a CDS encoding Zn-ribbon domain-containing OB-fold protein yields MSVPRFWRKQIARYNLVGTYCKTCNEYFYPPRNVCPTCRRDGQIGEHKFNGNGELVTYTVIHTAAEGFEGQTPYVLGIVQLEEGPRLTSQIVGDPKEMHIGMKVRPVFRRLGQSGERGMIYYGTKFVPA; encoded by the coding sequence ATGTCAGTACCGAGATTTTGGAGAAAACAGATAGCCAGGTACAATCTTGTTGGTACATACTGCAAGACATGCAACGAATATTTCTACCCCCCGCGCAACGTATGCCCCACATGCAGGCGTGACGGGCAGATAGGCGAACATAAGTTCAACGGCAACGGTGAACTGGTTACCTATACCGTCATCCACACAGCAGCCGAGGGCTTCGAGGGACAGACCCCTTACGTGCTTGGCATCGTCCAGCTTGAAGAAGGACCGAGGCTCACAAGCCAGATAGTCGGCGATCCTAAGGAAATGCACATCGGCATGAAGGTCAGGCCCGTATTCAGGAGGCTGGGACAGAGCGGCGAACGTGGCATGATCTATTACGGTACAAAGTTCGTTCCTGCATAA
- a CDS encoding DUF61 family protein → MEVPERIPPSDDSVLMRWMRTEVTRINEGIVTERKSLSQLLMEERPASRTRAGKEYLFDEETLGLFAEKLPYALHHKLRLPVIFFYSPNVPDSCYLNDPEAFHALQILGDFSGMRRMQQGKLWVGRAIAYSIMKKYPTAVQIAMA, encoded by the coding sequence ATGGAAGTGCCGGAAAGAATACCACCGTCTGATGACTCCGTTCTTATGCGCTGGATGAGGACTGAGGTAACCAGGATCAACGAGGGGATAGTTACAGAGCGCAAAAGCCTCTCCCAGTTGCTCATGGAAGAGAGACCTGCCTCGAGGACAAGAGCCGGGAAAGAATACCTTTTTGATGAGGAGACCCTTGGGCTTTTCGCGGAAAAGCTGCCCTACGCCCTTCATCATAAACTGAGGCTGCCTGTCATCTTCTTCTACAGCCCAAACGTGCCTGACAGTTGCTATCTCAACGATCCCGAGGCTTTCCATGCCCTGCAGATCCTAGGGGACTTCAGCGGAATGCGCAGGATGCAGCAGGGCAAGCTCTGGGTCGGGAGGGCCATTGCATATTCGATTATGAAAAAGTATCCTACGGCCGTGCAGATAGCTATGGCCTGA
- a CDS encoding SagB/ThcOx family dehydrogenase has translation MSGAGKDFMERTKFRYLERSDQATGHPQPPLQSVGKGDLPVLELPDPAKITVKGTDLRKAIERRTSIRSYSREPLSLEELSYLLWCTQGVKEVAGGAATFRTVPSAGARHALETYILANNVSGLENGLYHFLAIGHRLEKVSDDPQIAARIKAACLDQGFVVTSAATFIWSAVAYRMKWRYGERGYRYMHLDAGHVCQNLYLSAEAIDCGVCAIAAFQDDEINSVLGIDGEEEFVIYVATVGKK, from the coding sequence ATGAGTGGAGCGGGCAAAGATTTCATGGAGAGGACGAAGTTCCGGTACCTGGAAAGGTCGGACCAGGCAACGGGTCATCCACAGCCTCCTTTGCAGTCAGTCGGGAAAGGTGACCTGCCGGTATTGGAACTGCCGGACCCTGCAAAGATCACCGTTAAAGGAACCGACCTCAGAAAAGCTATTGAAAGAAGGACCAGTATAAGAAGCTATTCAAGGGAGCCTCTTTCCCTTGAGGAGTTGTCCTACCTGCTGTGGTGCACGCAGGGTGTCAAAGAGGTTGCAGGCGGGGCAGCGACCTTCAGGACAGTACCGTCGGCAGGTGCACGGCATGCGCTTGAGACGTACATTCTCGCCAATAATGTCAGCGGGCTGGAAAACGGACTTTACCACTTTCTGGCCATAGGCCACAGGCTGGAGAAAGTGAGTGATGACCCGCAGATAGCTGCAAGGATAAAAGCTGCCTGCCTGGACCAGGGGTTTGTGGTGACAAGTGCCGCCACTTTCATCTGGTCGGCTGTGGCCTACAGGATGAAATGGAGGTACGGTGAAAGGGGATACAGGTACATGCATCTCGATGCCGGTCACGTGTGCCAGAACCTCTACCTGAGCGCTGAGGCCATCGATTGCGGGGTATGCGCCATCGCAGCTTTCCAGGATGATGAGATCAACAGCGTATTGGGCATTGACGGCGAGGAGGAGTTTGTGATATACGTGGCAACGGTGGGTAAAAAGTGA
- the metG gene encoding methionine--tRNA ligase — protein sequence MSNPSDKAVLVTCGLPYANGKAHVGHLRTYIPADIYVRSLKKGGREAVFICGSDTHGTPIVVNAEELGITPKELVQKYHVHFEEVFRKMGVRFDAFGTTDDPENHNRTLDIVNRLIDKGYVYPKTIEIAYCPKCDRFLPDRYVQGICPGCGKEARGDECDQGCGKHLEPGELQEPACTICKGPAEYRKQEHFFFRLSDFRDFLLGHLDKLGGTLNAKNYAIGWVKQELTDWCITRNLEWGVKFPGHDDLVVYVWVDAPIGYMAFTEQWAKATNGDWEKFWKGDCPIVHFIGGDIIYHHCIFWPAMLKGADYSQPSAVVASGMVKIEDRKFSKSRGYVVWVEEDYLDQGFHPDLLRYYLASYTSHTKEVNFSWKIFQDKINTELVGVFGNFLYRNLLFAYKNFGEVPEGDIDQAIMEQIRTTIDEVSRATDEYEFKKAADTAMALASYGNSYFQSNEPWKLIKEDRDACAKVIRNCVQIAKALILLFEPVLPGKMEEAWVQIGMDTDVHSASYDEAFVPVRAGTLLKMPQILFTKVEDDRIAEMDKILNQRVKAAMAKESGKEPLAEYKPPIEYDDFAKLDIRIGKIVSAEKIKKSNKLLRVLVDIGDESPRQVVAGLAEYYKPEEMVGKTVNVLVNLKPVKLCGVESQGMILAAELGKNVALLTADKEMEPGSCIR from the coding sequence ATGTCAAATCCTTCTGATAAAGCCGTGCTTGTCACATGCGGTCTTCCCTATGCCAACGGGAAAGCCCACGTGGGGCACCTGCGTACATACATTCCTGCGGATATATATGTGAGGTCCCTTAAGAAAGGAGGCAGGGAAGCTGTCTTCATATGCGGGTCAGACACCCATGGCACACCCATTGTGGTCAATGCCGAGGAACTGGGTATCACGCCAAAGGAGCTCGTACAGAAATATCACGTGCACTTCGAGGAGGTATTCCGGAAGATGGGTGTCAGGTTCGATGCCTTCGGCACTACCGACGACCCCGAGAACCACAACCGCACGCTGGATATCGTTAACAGGCTTATAGACAAGGGTTATGTCTACCCGAAGACCATCGAGATAGCCTACTGCCCCAAATGTGACCGTTTCCTGCCTGACCGGTATGTACAGGGCATCTGTCCCGGCTGCGGCAAGGAGGCCCGCGGGGATGAATGCGACCAGGGATGCGGCAAGCACCTCGAACCCGGAGAGCTTCAGGAACCCGCCTGTACCATCTGCAAGGGTCCTGCAGAATACAGGAAACAGGAGCACTTCTTCTTCAGGCTTTCCGACTTCAGGGATTTCCTGCTCGGGCATCTGGACAAGCTCGGAGGGACTCTCAATGCGAAGAACTACGCCATCGGCTGGGTAAAGCAGGAGCTCACCGACTGGTGTATCACCAGGAACCTTGAATGGGGTGTAAAATTCCCGGGACATGATGACCTTGTGGTCTACGTATGGGTGGATGCCCCCATCGGGTACATGGCATTTACGGAGCAGTGGGCAAAAGCTACTAATGGCGACTGGGAGAAGTTCTGGAAAGGAGACTGTCCCATAGTCCATTTCATTGGCGGCGACATCATTTACCACCACTGCATCTTCTGGCCTGCAATGCTCAAAGGTGCAGACTACAGCCAGCCTTCTGCAGTTGTGGCCTCAGGCATGGTCAAGATAGAGGACAGGAAGTTCTCAAAGAGCCGTGGCTATGTCGTATGGGTCGAGGAGGACTACCTTGACCAGGGATTCCACCCGGACCTCCTGAGATACTACCTTGCGAGCTATACCTCCCACACAAAGGAGGTCAACTTCTCATGGAAGATCTTCCAGGACAAGATTAACACCGAGCTGGTGGGAGTCTTCGGCAATTTCCTGTACAGGAACCTGCTCTTTGCATACAAGAACTTCGGGGAGGTCCCGGAAGGGGATATCGACCAGGCTATAATGGAACAGATAAGGACCACTATTGATGAGGTTTCAAGGGCCACGGATGAGTATGAGTTCAAGAAGGCCGCAGATACCGCAATGGCGCTGGCTTCCTACGGCAACTCCTATTTCCAGTCCAATGAGCCCTGGAAGCTAATAAAAGAGGACCGCGATGCATGTGCAAAGGTCATAAGGAACTGCGTGCAGATTGCAAAGGCCCTTATACTGCTCTTTGAGCCTGTACTCCCTGGTAAAATGGAAGAGGCCTGGGTGCAGATAGGCATGGATACTGATGTGCACTCCGCAAGCTATGATGAGGCCTTCGTCCCGGTGAGAGCAGGCACTCTACTGAAGATGCCCCAGATCCTTTTCACCAAGGTGGAGGATGACAGGATCGCAGAAATGGACAAGATCCTGAACCAGCGAGTGAAGGCCGCTATGGCAAAGGAGTCAGGCAAGGAGCCTCTTGCGGAGTACAAGCCGCCTATAGAATACGATGATTTCGCGAAACTGGACATCCGGATAGGAAAGATAGTCTCTGCCGAGAAGATCAAGAAATCCAACAAGCTCCTGCGTGTCTTGGTGGATATCGGCGACGAGTCCCCACGGCAGGTGGTTGCGGGTCTTGCCGAGTACTACAAGCCTGAGGAAATGGTCGGCAAGACCGTTAACGTGCTTGTCAACCTCAAGCCCGTGAAACTCTGCGGCGTCGAATCCCAGGGAATGATCCTTGCGGCCGAACTGGGTAAGAATGTCGCCCTGCTGACCGCGGACAAGGAAATGGAACCGGGCTCATGTATAAGATAA
- a CDS encoding class I SAM-dependent methyltransferase: MTKENPFDIRAQEYDRWYEEHLPVYESELEAIRGLLPADIPERSLEIGAGTGRFTSALGISYALDPSRKMLGMAEKSGVDRIQGVAEELPLKGSSMELVLMVASLCFADAEKALQEIYRVLAPGGELIIAFIERDSPLGKEYKKRTSKSSFYRNATFHSAGELTGRLHEHGFHGPVIRQTLFKPLPEIRSVEEPEEGFGKGSFVVIRTTSIKKESKTFFQ; the protein is encoded by the coding sequence ATGACCAAAGAGAATCCTTTTGACATACGTGCACAAGAGTATGACAGGTGGTACGAGGAACACCTTCCGGTCTATGAGTCCGAACTGGAAGCCATCAGAGGGTTGCTTCCCGCGGACATACCGGAAAGAAGCCTTGAAATAGGTGCAGGCACCGGGAGGTTCACATCTGCCCTGGGTATCAGTTATGCCCTGGACCCGTCGAGAAAGATGCTCGGGATGGCGGAAAAAAGCGGTGTGGACAGGATTCAGGGAGTGGCAGAGGAACTGCCCCTGAAAGGTTCATCCATGGAACTCGTATTGATGGTGGCATCACTTTGTTTTGCAGATGCTGAAAAGGCACTGCAGGAGATATATCGCGTACTTGCACCCGGCGGAGAGCTTATTATCGCATTTATCGAGCGTGACAGTCCCCTGGGGAAAGAATATAAGAAGAGGACATCAAAAAGCAGCTTTTACAGGAATGCTACTTTCCATTCTGCCGGGGAACTCACAGGCAGGCTTCATGAGCATGGATTCCATGGGCCTGTCATCAGGCAGACACTGTTCAAGCCCCTGCCCGAGATCAGAAGTGTGGAAGAGCCCGAGGAGGGTTTTGGAAAAGGTTCTTTTGTGGTCATAAGGACAACAAGTATAAAGAAGGAATCAAAAACCTTCTTTCAATAA
- a CDS encoding NAD-dependent succinate-semialdehyde dehydrogenase, translating into MTTIQSVNPATGKVISEVEMHTEEQVSRMLRISAGTFSEWKRTDVSERSELLHKVAEILRRNKQQYGELISTEMGKVIKQAVPEVAKCADMFDYFADNAEKMLEPEPAEEGACNSFIHYEPVGTVLAIKPWNFPFWQVLSAASHVLAGGNVMLLKHSSYVPLCALEIENIFTEAGFPEGIFQTLLIDGRTASGLISRNEVKAVSFTGGHDAGQKVAELAARNMKKFVLELGGSDPFIVLDDANVEMAAKVGVPSRFMNTGQTCIAAKRFIVAEAIAEEFTERFVELTGKLTIGDPLDPQTDIGPMVREEQVRLLEDQVLDAVSKGAKILAQGGRMKSEGYMYSPTVLSHVGRDMRVMREETFGPVAPIISVRDETEAIGLANDSEFGLGASVWSQDRDRAMRVASELETGMVGINSFCTPQACLPFGGVKKSGMGRELSRHGFLEFMNIKSVKIM; encoded by the coding sequence ATGACCACCATCCAGTCCGTCAACCCCGCAACAGGCAAAGTCATCAGCGAAGTGGAAATGCATACTGAGGAGCAGGTGAGCAGGATGCTCAGAATATCTGCCGGGACTTTCAGTGAATGGAAAAGGACGGATGTTTCGGAGCGCAGCGAGCTTCTTCATAAAGTAGCAGAGATACTGCGCAGGAACAAGCAGCAATACGGGGAGCTAATCAGCACCGAGATGGGAAAGGTCATCAAGCAGGCTGTTCCCGAGGTCGCCAAATGCGCGGACATGTTCGATTATTTTGCCGATAATGCGGAGAAGATGCTGGAACCGGAGCCTGCAGAAGAAGGGGCATGCAATTCGTTCATTCACTATGAGCCAGTGGGGACCGTGCTTGCCATCAAGCCGTGGAACTTTCCCTTCTGGCAGGTACTCAGCGCGGCATCACATGTACTTGCAGGAGGGAACGTCATGCTGCTCAAGCATTCCAGTTACGTGCCTCTGTGTGCACTGGAGATAGAGAACATTTTTACAGAGGCAGGTTTCCCGGAAGGCATCTTCCAGACCCTGCTTATCGACGGAAGAACAGCTTCAGGCCTGATATCCAGAAATGAGGTCAAGGCAGTATCCTTTACCGGAGGACACGATGCCGGACAGAAGGTTGCCGAACTTGCCGCCCGCAACATGAAGAAGTTCGTGCTGGAGCTTGGCGGCAGTGATCCGTTCATAGTCCTTGACGATGCCAATGTGGAGATGGCCGCCAAGGTCGGCGTCCCGAGCCGCTTCATGAACACCGGCCAGACATGTATAGCAGCCAAGCGGTTCATTGTTGCTGAAGCCATAGCAGAGGAGTTCACGGAAAGGTTCGTGGAACTGACGGGAAAGCTCACTATCGGCGATCCCCTGGACCCGCAAACGGATATCGGGCCGATGGTCCGGGAAGAGCAGGTCCGGCTACTGGAAGACCAGGTACTGGATGCTGTATCCAAGGGTGCCAAGATCCTTGCCCAAGGCGGGAGGATGAAAAGTGAGGGTTACATGTACTCTCCAACTGTGCTCAGCCACGTAGGCAGGGACATGAGGGTAATGAGGGAGGAGACATTCGGGCCCGTGGCACCGATCATAAGCGTGAGGGATGAGACAGAAGCCATAGGGCTTGCGAACGATTCGGAGTTCGGGCTGGGCGCCAGCGTCTGGAGCCAGGACAGAGACAGGGCCATGAGAGTTGCCTCAGAGCTTGAGACCGGAATGGTGGGCATTAACTCGTTCTGCACTCCCCAGGCCTGCCTGCCTTTTGGCGGAGTGAAGAAAAGCGGCATGGGCAGGGAACTCTCAAGGCATGGATTCCTTGAGTTCATGAACATCAAGTCCGTGAAGATAATGTGA
- a CDS encoding DNA-3-methyladenine glycosylase I — MFDDFSELMMKRCAWSEMNELETEYHDTEWGVPEHDDRKLFEFLILEGAQAGLSWDTILRRRESYRKAFDDFDYEIVAGYGGSKIYELLQDTGIIRNRKKILSAVSNAKAFIGVRNEFGSFDTYLRGFLKDSKPIQNSWRSAAEIPSKTGLSEKVSKDLKKRGFNFVGPTIVYAFMQAVGMVNDHMADCFRHEDCGRME, encoded by the coding sequence ATGTTTGATGACTTTTCTGAACTCATGATGAAGCGATGCGCCTGGTCCGAAATGAATGAACTCGAGACGGAGTATCATGATACTGAGTGGGGTGTGCCTGAACACGATGACAGGAAGCTGTTCGAGTTCCTGATACTCGAAGGTGCCCAGGCGGGGCTTAGCTGGGATACGATCCTCCGGAGAAGGGAGAGCTACAGGAAGGCTTTTGATGACTTTGACTACGAAATAGTTGCAGGCTATGGCGGATCGAAGATATATGAACTGCTTCAGGATACAGGCATCATAAGGAACAGGAAAAAGATACTTTCCGCTGTCAGCAATGCAAAGGCTTTCATCGGCGTCAGGAACGAGTTCGGTTCATTCGACACTTACCTTCGTGGGTTCCTGAAGGACAGCAAACCGATACAGAACTCATGGAGATCCGCAGCGGAAATCCCTTCAAAGACCGGACTGTCCGAAAAGGTAAGCAAGGACTTGAAAAAAAGGGGATTCAACTTCGTGGGTCCAACTATAGTCTATGCCTTCATGCAGGCCGTGGGTATGGTCAATGATCACATGGCCGACTGTTTCAGGCATGAGGATTGCGGCAGGATGGAGTGA